The DNA region TAGCACTGTTTCAAGGGACATTGACACAGCAGCCAAGTTCATTGGGGCTGGGGCTGCCACTGTGGGGGTGGCTGGCTCTGGAGCTGGGATTGGGACTGTGTTTGGAAGTCTTATCATCAGTTATGCCAGGAACCCTTCACTGAAGCAACAGCTCTTTTCCTATGCCATCATGGGCTTTGCCCTGTCTGAGGCCGTGGGGCTCTTTTGCCTGATGGTggccttcctcatcctcttcgCCATGTGATGGAGCCATTTCTATTCCCCAACGTTTCTGAATGTTCCTCCTCGTCCTGGTCCTTCCATGTCTCTTTCAGCCTGTATATACCTCCCCCTCCATCTTACcaagcaaccctgggagatgccATGGGCTCAGGTTTTGACAGagggaaaacaaataaatactgaATTAATAAGctgttaagaaataaaataaaataaaatatacaacgaaaaattatcatgcaaattttttcttccctcccccaccctaaccattagatacaaatagatGTATAtctatgagtgtgtgtatatgtatgtatatgtatgtgtgtatgtatatgtaatatatatatgaatggatgtgtgtatataaatacatatatatgtatatgcatgtgtgtctctgtgtctgtgaaatttattctatacatatttctatttatcagttctttctctggatgcagatagcatctttcttcatatgccctttatagttaatttgaataTTAATAAGCAAAAGAGTTTAttcactcaaaattgttcttaaaactatattgctgttactgtatacaatgttctcttggttcttctcatttcactgttCAATCTAATAACTTcagaaattaaatataaaacaagacaaaacaaaagtccAGAGAGGTTATCATTTTCACAGCATCAGATAGGTAATTAAACAGATTTCATTTCAAGATTAGATCTACTAGATCCAAATGCAATCACCTTCTAAACACACTATGACATATCTTGTTATTAGATT from Trichosurus vulpecula isolate mTriVul1 chromosome 1, mTriVul1.pri, whole genome shotgun sequence includes:
- the LOC118832899 gene encoding ATP synthase F(0) complex subunit C2, mitochondrial-like translates to MYTCAKFISTPTLVRSSSQMLSRPLTAVVVKWPEVQTDENLSILAASGPLTSLVPRCGFQTSTVSRDIDTAAKFIGAGAATVGVAGSGAGIGTVFGSLIISYARNPSLKQQLFSYAIMGFALSEAVGLFCLMVAFLILFAM